The proteins below come from a single Zhouia spongiae genomic window:
- the ahr gene encoding NADPH-dependent aldehyde reductase Ahr, which yields MNVVNAYAAHSAGGKLEPFEYQLGELNSDEVEIKVHYCGLCHSDLSMLNNEWGMTTYPFVPGHEVTGEITAIGSSVKNLKEGDLVGLGWISGACMHCYQCINGDHHLCHTAESTIVNRHGGFADKVKCHWSAAILLPENINMSKAGPLFCGGITVFNPILLANVKPTDKVGVIGIGGLGHMAVKFLNHWGCDVTAFSSHPSKKDEILNMGAHRVINSRNPEEFQSIAGSLNFILNTTNVTLDWNAYLGVLAPKGTFHNVGAVLEPMAIPAFSLIMGEKSVGGSPIGSPALSRTMIDFCVRHNIYPITEEFPMRKVNDALKHLESGKARYRIVLKANE from the coding sequence ATGAATGTAGTAAATGCCTACGCAGCCCATTCAGCAGGTGGTAAACTGGAGCCATTCGAATACCAACTGGGTGAATTAAATAGTGATGAAGTAGAGATAAAAGTTCATTATTGCGGCCTTTGTCATTCCGATTTAAGCATGTTAAATAATGAATGGGGTATGACAACCTATCCCTTTGTACCTGGTCATGAAGTTACCGGAGAAATAACCGCCATCGGCTCAAGTGTAAAAAACTTAAAAGAGGGTGACCTTGTAGGACTCGGATGGATTTCCGGTGCCTGTATGCATTGCTACCAGTGCATAAACGGCGATCACCACTTATGCCATACTGCAGAATCTACCATTGTAAACAGGCACGGAGGATTTGCAGACAAGGTCAAATGTCATTGGTCTGCAGCCATCCTGCTACCCGAAAATATCAATATGAGCAAAGCCGGCCCGCTTTTTTGCGGAGGAATCACAGTTTTTAACCCTATTCTTCTGGCCAACGTAAAACCTACCGATAAAGTAGGTGTTATTGGTATCGGAGGTTTGGGCCATATGGCTGTAAAATTTCTAAACCATTGGGGATGTGACGTGACTGCCTTTAGTTCGCATCCTTCCAAAAAGGATGAGATATTAAACATGGGAGCTCACCGCGTCATCAATTCCAGAAACCCTGAAGAGTTCCAAAGCATTGCAGGAAGCCTGAATTTTATATTAAACACCACAAACGTAACTCTGGACTGGAATGCCTATTTAGGGGTTCTGGCACCCAAAGGAACATTTCATAATGTCGGTGCCGTTTTAGAGCCTATGGCCATTCCGGCTTTTAGTCTGATCATGGGTGAAAAATCGGTTGGCGGAAGCCCGATCGGAAGTCCCGCATTATCGCGTACCATGATCGATTTTTGTGTAAGGCATAACATATACCCGATTACGGAAGAATTCCCGATGCGTAAAGTAAATGATGCTTTAAAACATTTAGAAAGCGGAAAAGCCCGCTACAGAATTGTACTTAAAGCAAACGAATAA
- a CDS encoding cupin domain-containing protein, which produces MRKRYIVQKAPFVVPTEDGKLIEEHFGTASKGGEQLSIAHMVAPPNWSEPFQIPEFDEYTYIIRGKKQFVVDGEKIVLEAGQSIKIEKNTKVQYSNPFNEECEYIAICLPAFTIEKVHREAF; this is translated from the coding sequence ATGAGAAAGAGATATATAGTTCAGAAAGCCCCGTTTGTAGTGCCGACTGAGGACGGAAAGCTTATAGAAGAACATTTTGGAACGGCTTCGAAAGGAGGAGAACAGCTCAGTATAGCACATATGGTTGCGCCGCCGAACTGGAGTGAGCCATTCCAGATACCCGAATTTGATGAATATACCTATATCATCCGGGGTAAAAAACAATTTGTGGTCGATGGTGAAAAGATCGTGCTGGAGGCAGGGCAATCTATTAAAATTGAAAAAAACACTAAAGTCCAGTATTCAAATCCGTTTAATGAGGAATGCGAATATATTGCGATCTGTTTACCGGCTTTTACAATAGAAAAAGTACATCGGGAAGCATTTTAA
- a CDS encoding class I SAM-dependent methyltransferase, with protein sequence MKDLFGKAILDYQLGNYTEDIKTETSISEEDDLPLPYLFRGYDEMPAIEKRAMDLSKGRVLDVGCGAGSHSLYLQNEKHLDVLSIDISEGAVKASGMRGLKNVRLQNVMELEGEKFDTILLLMNGAGMCGRLKKISAFLLKLKTLLNEGGQVLMDSSDIVYMFDRDDDGGYWIPTDMDYYGEVDYYVRYKGEEEPPIDWMYIDYDTLANAAQANGFNSELILEGDHYDYLARLTTA encoded by the coding sequence ATGAAAGATCTTTTTGGGAAAGCCATTCTTGATTACCAATTAGGTAACTATACCGAGGATATAAAAACAGAAACTTCAATTTCTGAGGAAGACGACCTGCCTTTGCCTTATTTGTTCAGGGGGTATGATGAAATGCCCGCAATCGAAAAAAGGGCAATGGATCTTTCAAAGGGGAGGGTGTTAGACGTAGGCTGCGGTGCAGGCAGTCATTCGTTGTACCTTCAAAATGAAAAACATTTAGATGTCTTGTCGATCGATATATCCGAGGGGGCGGTAAAGGCATCAGGGATGCGAGGATTGAAAAATGTTCGTCTCCAGAATGTTATGGAACTGGAGGGAGAGAAGTTCGATACGATTTTATTGCTGATGAATGGAGCGGGCATGTGTGGCCGTTTAAAGAAGATCTCTGCTTTTTTATTGAAGCTGAAGACTTTGTTGAATGAGGGGGGGCAGGTATTAATGGACTCTTCAGATATTGTTTATATGTTTGATCGGGATGACGATGGCGGATATTGGATACCTACCGACATGGATTACTATGGGGAGGTAGATTATTATGTGCGGTATAAAGGAGAAGAAGAACCTCCTATAGACTGGATGTATATCGATTACGATACCCTGGCAAACGCAGCGCAGGCCAATGGTTTTAACAGTGAGCTGATTCTCGAAGGCGATCATTATGATTATCTGGCAAGATTAACGACAGCTTAG
- a CDS encoding helicase HerA-like domain-containing protein → MSNNSFFDHIETGYTTKGDYITLGAAMQNGETVTDAFVKIPLKTLNRHGLIAGATGTGKTKSLQVLAENLSEKGVPVLLMDLKGDLSGLAQPGEEKSFITERHQKIGLPYAAKSFPVEMFTLSEQDGVRLRATVSEFGPVLLSRILDLSETQQGIMAVVFKYCDDHKLPLLDLKDLKKVLQYATGEGREEFQRMYGRVSTASTGSIMRKIIELEQQGAELFFGEKSFEVNDLCRIDENGRGFINIVRLTDIQDRPKLFSTFMLSLLAEIYDTFPEQGDSGRPELVFFIDEAHLIFKEASDALLDQIESIVKLIRSKGVGLYFVTQNPTDVPEAVLSQLGLKVQHALRAFTAKDRKAIKLTAQNYPETEFYDTEEILTGLGIGEALVTALDEKGRPTPLAATMMRAPMSRMDVLDDAELKEVIAESDLASKYNDIVDRESAYELLNKKIEEATEEEAQQKAKEEAEKRNRTSRKTSGTSRMNPVLKVLTSATFIRGVFGILNKVMRK, encoded by the coding sequence GTGAGCAACAATAGTTTTTTTGATCATATAGAAACAGGGTACACGACAAAGGGAGATTATATTACTCTGGGAGCTGCAATGCAGAATGGAGAAACGGTTACCGATGCATTTGTGAAAATTCCGCTTAAAACACTTAACCGACATGGTTTGATAGCAGGGGCTACGGGTACGGGGAAGACCAAAAGCTTACAGGTTTTAGCCGAGAATTTATCCGAGAAAGGGGTTCCGGTTCTCTTAATGGATTTAAAAGGTGATTTAAGTGGGTTAGCCCAGCCAGGTGAAGAGAAAAGCTTTATTACTGAGCGTCATCAGAAGATAGGATTGCCGTATGCTGCAAAAAGTTTTCCTGTTGAAATGTTTACACTTTCGGAGCAAGACGGGGTACGCTTAAGAGCTACGGTTTCAGAGTTTGGTCCTGTCCTGTTGTCCAGAATTTTAGATCTGTCCGAAACACAGCAAGGGATAATGGCGGTGGTTTTTAAATATTGCGACGACCATAAATTACCATTATTGGACTTAAAAGACCTGAAAAAAGTACTCCAGTATGCAACAGGCGAAGGGAGGGAAGAATTTCAGCGGATGTACGGTAGGGTTTCAACAGCATCTACCGGTTCTATTATGCGAAAAATTATTGAGTTGGAACAGCAGGGAGCGGAGCTGTTCTTTGGAGAAAAGTCGTTTGAGGTGAATGATTTATGTCGGATCGATGAAAACGGAAGGGGTTTTATCAATATAGTCAGGCTTACGGATATACAAGACAGGCCGAAGCTTTTCTCTACTTTTATGTTAAGTCTTCTGGCCGAAATATATGATACTTTTCCGGAACAAGGGGATTCCGGCCGGCCGGAACTGGTCTTTTTCATCGATGAGGCGCATTTAATATTTAAAGAAGCATCAGACGCCTTGCTGGATCAGATAGAAAGTATTGTAAAATTAATACGATCGAAGGGTGTAGGGCTCTATTTTGTAACGCAAAACCCGACCGATGTGCCTGAAGCGGTTTTGTCGCAACTGGGACTTAAAGTGCAACATGCTTTACGGGCATTTACTGCTAAAGACAGAAAGGCAATTAAATTAACAGCACAGAATTATCCGGAAACCGAGTTTTACGATACAGAAGAGATTCTTACCGGTCTGGGTATAGGAGAAGCTTTGGTAACTGCCCTTGATGAAAAAGGGAGACCTACGCCTTTGGCGGCAACTATGATGCGAGCGCCTATGAGCAGGATGGATGTTCTGGACGATGCCGAATTAAAAGAGGTGATAGCTGAATCAGACCTTGCTTCAAAATACAATGACATTGTCGATAGGGAAAGTGCTTATGAGTTACTTAATAAAAAAATAGAAGAGGCAACAGAGGAGGAAGCACAACAAAAGGCAAAGGAAGAAGCTGAAAAAAGAAACCGGACTTCAAGAAAGACATCGGGAACTTCCAGAATGAATCCGGTACTAAAAGTGCTTACCAGTGCTACCTTTATTCGCGGAGTTTTTGGTATATTAAATAAGGTTATGAGAAAATAA
- a CDS encoding ABC transporter permease produces the protein MNLEYFIAKRLITGKSHKNNVSGPIIKIAIAAIALGLIMMMIAIATGVGLQRKIREKVSAFNGDIQIYKFDNNTSDASVAPIDIHQDFYPGFKTVSGIKHIQAVASKWGIIRTDETFEGVNAKGVGADYNWSIFKEYLIDGKLPDYSGKRNEEVLISKYLANRLKFNIGDSFYTFFLKDNESEIPNQLKLKVVGIYESGFEEFDANYMFVDLRHVQRMNKWTEDQIGNFEVFIDDFNELQIKGIEVFESLPPTLDAQTIADKYYHIFEWLKLFDVNIAIIIGIMILVGGINMITALLVLILERTQMIGILKAIGSNNWNIRKVFLYNAAYLIGIGIIWGNMIGLGLLLAQKYFGFIKLDPSNYYVNEAPVYISPIHIITLNIGTLVLCLLMLLVPSYIITKISPAKSIKFE, from the coding sequence TTGAATTTAGAATATTTTATAGCCAAACGACTCATAACCGGAAAGTCTCACAAGAATAACGTTTCCGGCCCCATCATAAAAATTGCCATTGCAGCAATAGCCCTTGGTCTCATTATGATGATGATTGCCATAGCAACCGGAGTCGGTTTACAGCGCAAGATACGAGAAAAAGTTTCAGCGTTCAATGGAGACATTCAAATTTACAAGTTTGACAATAACACCTCTGATGCTTCCGTTGCACCTATAGACATTCATCAGGATTTTTATCCCGGTTTTAAAACGGTTTCCGGAATAAAGCACATCCAGGCAGTAGCTTCTAAATGGGGCATCATACGAACCGACGAAACTTTTGAAGGCGTTAATGCCAAGGGTGTCGGAGCAGATTATAACTGGAGTATATTCAAAGAATACCTTATTGACGGTAAACTTCCCGATTATTCAGGAAAAAGAAATGAAGAGGTTTTAATCTCAAAATATCTTGCAAACCGGCTGAAGTTCAATATCGGAGATTCGTTTTATACTTTCTTTCTTAAAGACAATGAATCGGAAATTCCAAACCAGTTAAAACTCAAGGTCGTTGGTATTTATGAAAGCGGATTCGAGGAATTCGATGCCAATTATATGTTTGTCGACCTGAGACATGTTCAGAGAATGAACAAATGGACAGAAGATCAGATTGGAAATTTTGAGGTCTTTATAGACGATTTCAATGAATTGCAAATAAAAGGGATCGAAGTATTCGAAAGTCTTCCCCCTACACTTGATGCGCAAACCATAGCCGACAAATACTATCATATTTTTGAATGGCTAAAACTATTCGATGTTAATATTGCCATTATTATCGGGATTATGATCCTGGTTGGAGGCATCAATATGATAACCGCCCTGTTGGTCCTTATTTTAGAACGGACTCAAATGATCGGCATCCTGAAAGCTATCGGGAGCAACAACTGGAACATCAGGAAGGTTTTTTTATACAATGCCGCTTACCTCATTGGTATTGGTATTATATGGGGCAATATGATAGGTTTAGGTTTGTTACTTGCTCAAAAATATTTTGGCTTTATTAAATTAGACCCTTCTAATTATTATGTAAACGAAGCCCCCGTATACATCAGTCCTATACATATTATAACACTGAATATTGGCACACTTGTATTGTGTTTGTTAATGTTACTGGTGCCTTCTTACATCATTACCAAAATTTCGCCTGCAAAGTCTATTAAGTTTGAGTAA
- a CDS encoding RidA family protein, whose amino-acid sequence MKNIVLLCLLFLTPLVNTIAQKAIFHKSHEPEKQTASFSDVVEVNGLLFLSGQIGINHANRTLVSGGIKAETKQAIENIKEVLEQHNLTLDQVVKCTVILRDINDFKAFDEIYKSYFTKKPARTTFAASGLAFDAKIEIEVIAAMH is encoded by the coding sequence ATGAAAAATATTGTTTTATTGTGTTTATTGTTTTTAACCCCCTTAGTTAATACCATTGCTCAGAAAGCTATATTTCATAAATCTCACGAACCTGAGAAGCAGACTGCTTCTTTTAGTGATGTTGTAGAAGTTAACGGATTATTATTTCTGTCCGGTCAGATAGGTATAAACCACGCTAACAGAACCCTGGTATCAGGAGGTATAAAAGCAGAGACAAAACAAGCTATAGAGAACATAAAAGAGGTACTTGAACAACACAACCTTACGCTCGACCAGGTTGTAAAATGCACTGTTATACTCAGAGACATTAACGACTTTAAGGCTTTTGACGAAATTTACAAAAGCTATTTTACGAAAAAACCAGCCAGAACGACCTTTGCTGCTTCCGGTTTAGCCTTTGATGCCAAAATAGAGATCGAAGTCATAGCCGCCATGCACTAG
- a CDS encoding 7-carboxy-7-deazaguanine synthase QueE, with protein sequence MELVEKGEMLPLMEEFYTIQGEGHHTGTAAYFIRVGGCDVGCHWCDVKESWNAETHPPTEISGIAENAARYSNTIVVTGGEPLTWNMSPLTHKLKEKGLRIHIETSGAYPLSGIWDWICLSPKKMKLPKEEVYKAANELKVIIYNKHDFQFAEEQAAKVSGNCELYLQPEWSRREKMTPEIVDYVMTNPKWKISLQTHKYLNIP encoded by the coding sequence ATGGAGTTGGTAGAAAAAGGTGAGATGCTTCCGCTGATGGAAGAATTCTACACTATTCAGGGTGAAGGTCATCATACCGGAACTGCGGCATATTTTATCAGAGTGGGCGGTTGTGATGTGGGATGCCATTGGTGTGATGTAAAAGAAAGCTGGAATGCTGAAACCCATCCTCCCACAGAGATTTCAGGAATTGCAGAAAACGCTGCCAGATACTCGAACACGATTGTTGTTACGGGTGGAGAGCCCCTTACATGGAACATGAGCCCTTTAACTCATAAACTCAAGGAAAAGGGTCTCAGGATTCATATTGAAACCTCAGGAGCTTACCCGCTATCGGGAATATGGGATTGGATTTGTCTTTCCCCTAAAAAAATGAAACTTCCAAAAGAGGAGGTCTATAAGGCTGCCAACGAACTGAAAGTCATCATTTACAATAAACACGATTTTCAGTTTGCAGAAGAACAAGCTGCCAAAGTAAGCGGCAACTGCGAATTGTACTTACAACCTGAATGGAGCCGGAGAGAAAAAATGACCCCGGAAATCGTCGATTATGTAATGACGAACCCGAAATGGAAGATCTCTCTGCAGACCCATAAATACCTAAACATCCCTTAA
- a CDS encoding YkgJ family cysteine cluster protein → MDEFLKQLPQLAKDKHKENKKYFSKLKKKPPRNLDQVMQELHHDEFNRTDCLTCANCCKTTGPLFTNADIERIAKHLKLKPQQFIDQYLQIDEDNDHVLQSVPCTFLDTDNYCLIYDVRPKACREYPHTDRKKFHQISNLTLKNTSICPAAYNIVEAMKKRLPK, encoded by the coding sequence ATGGACGAATTTCTTAAACAACTTCCACAACTGGCCAAAGATAAGCATAAAGAAAATAAAAAGTATTTCTCTAAGCTTAAGAAAAAGCCTCCCAGGAATCTCGATCAGGTGATGCAGGAACTGCACCATGATGAATTCAACAGGACGGACTGTTTGACCTGCGCCAATTGTTGCAAGACCACCGGCCCCCTATTTACAAATGCCGACATAGAACGCATTGCCAAACATCTGAAATTAAAACCTCAGCAATTTATTGATCAGTATTTACAGATCGATGAAGACAACGACCATGTCCTTCAAAGCGTGCCATGCACTTTTTTAGATACCGACAACTATTGTCTGATATATGATGTACGTCCAAAAGCATGCAGGGAGTATCCTCATACCGACAGAAAAAAATTTCATCAGATATCCAATCTCACATTAAAGAACACCTCCATCTGCCCTGCAGCATACAATATAGTAGAAGCAATGAAAAAACGATTGCCTAAGTAA
- a CDS encoding exo-beta-N-acetylmuramidase NamZ family protein: protein MKFKNTFLLLFLLMISCGNSHVLQQSPEKTNEIIGDTISEKQKKIVIGANRTEVYLPKLLGKNVAVVANQTSVIYKSDTVYTHLVDSLLRCGVRVTKVFAPEHGFRGSADAGEHVKDGKDAKTGLPLISLYGSNKKPAKAQLEDVDMVIFDIQDVGVRFYTYISTMHYVMEACAENDIPVIVFDRPNPNGGYVDGPTLEKEHRSFLGMHTIPLVHGMTIAEYAAMVNGEGWLKNGVKCDLETVLMENYSRDMDYSLPIRPSPNLPNDQSIQLYPSLGFFEGTDVNAGRGTGFQFQRYGAPFLDSEVFTFTYTPEPNFGAKDPKHNGELCYGEDLSDEPSPKSVNLEWLIKAYNGTKDKLKFFKSRSFTLHAGTEKLRKQIEAGWTENQIRETWQEGIEQFKIIRKKYLKYN, encoded by the coding sequence ATGAAATTCAAAAATACATTTTTATTGTTGTTTTTACTGATGATTTCTTGTGGTAATAGTCATGTACTGCAACAAAGTCCGGAAAAAACAAATGAAATCATCGGGGATACTATCTCAGAAAAGCAAAAGAAAATAGTCATTGGAGCGAACAGGACAGAAGTGTATTTACCTAAACTTTTGGGGAAGAATGTTGCTGTTGTTGCCAACCAGACTTCGGTTATTTACAAGTCTGATACGGTTTATACTCATTTGGTTGACTCTCTTTTGCGTTGTGGGGTTCGGGTAACGAAGGTGTTTGCCCCGGAACATGGTTTTAGGGGAAGTGCCGATGCCGGCGAGCATGTTAAAGACGGAAAGGATGCTAAAACGGGATTGCCGCTTATTTCGTTATACGGGTCGAACAAAAAGCCAGCCAAAGCCCAGTTAGAAGATGTCGATATGGTGATTTTTGATATTCAGGATGTGGGAGTTCGCTTTTATACTTATATATCGACAATGCATTATGTAATGGAGGCCTGTGCCGAGAATGATATTCCGGTAATCGTTTTTGACCGCCCCAATCCTAATGGAGGTTATGTCGACGGGCCTACTTTAGAAAAAGAACACAGGAGTTTTCTGGGGATGCACACCATTCCTTTGGTGCATGGAATGACTATCGCAGAATATGCTGCTATGGTAAACGGGGAAGGATGGCTGAAGAACGGAGTTAAGTGTGATCTGGAAACGGTGTTGATGGAGAATTATTCCAGAGATATGGATTATAGCCTGCCGATCAGGCCTTCGCCTAACCTTCCAAACGACCAGTCTATACAGCTATATCCCAGTTTGGGCTTTTTTGAAGGAACGGATGTTAATGCAGGAAGGGGAACAGGATTTCAGTTTCAGCGATACGGGGCTCCGTTTTTAGATAGTGAAGTATTTACCTTTACCTATACACCCGAGCCGAATTTTGGTGCTAAAGATCCGAAGCACAACGGCGAACTTTGTTATGGGGAAGATTTAAGTGATGAACCGTCCCCCAAAAGCGTAAATTTAGAGTGGTTGATAAAAGCCTATAACGGAACTAAGGATAAATTAAAATTCTTTAAATCCAGGTCGTTTACACTCCATGCGGGAACAGAAAAATTGCGGAAACAAATAGAAGCCGGATGGACTGAGAATCAGATAAGGGAAACCTGGCAAGAAGGGATCGAACAGTTTAAAATAATAAGAAAAAAGTATCTTAAATATAATTAA
- a CDS encoding YqaA family protein yields MERTNVKRKKSKAKLLHQYYQYTGFYDFVWKSVKKATLPIVLVIAAIFAVDYFLFDLNAFFKEMTETLPPMGVFTIFFISESLLGLIPPEIFIAWAGKSVKPIFFLAILALLSYIGGLISYFIGVAITKIPSVHRYMEVKMQKHLKNTAKWGGFLIIVGALLPIPFSITCVAAGIINFPFRYVTLYGTLRFLRFALYALVIFNVV; encoded by the coding sequence ATGGAGAGAACAAACGTGAAAAGAAAAAAGTCTAAGGCTAAATTATTACATCAATATTACCAATATACGGGGTTTTACGACTTTGTATGGAAAAGTGTAAAAAAAGCGACACTACCTATCGTTCTGGTAATTGCCGCCATATTTGCTGTAGATTACTTTTTGTTTGATCTTAATGCTTTTTTTAAAGAAATGACCGAAACGCTTCCTCCTATGGGAGTCTTCACTATTTTCTTTATTTCTGAATCCTTACTTGGGTTAATTCCCCCTGAAATATTTATAGCCTGGGCAGGAAAGTCTGTCAAACCGATTTTCTTTTTGGCCATACTGGCCTTATTATCATACATAGGCGGATTAATATCTTACTTTATAGGTGTTGCTATTACAAAAATACCCTCGGTACACAGATATATGGAGGTGAAAATGCAAAAACATTTAAAGAACACCGCCAAATGGGGTGGTTTCTTAATTATTGTTGGGGCACTTTTACCTATTCCTTTTTCCATAACCTGTGTTGCTGCCGGAATTATCAACTTCCCTTTCAGGTATGTTACTTTATACGGAACCCTGAGATTTCTTAGGTTTGCCCTGTATGCATTGGTTATATTTAATGTAGTATAG
- a CDS encoding sterol desaturase family protein, producing the protein MEVIIDYFSTIPSSHRSLILVSGITFFWLLEYANPLFKFKYKKFKHAWPNIFFTLTTIVINFFLAFILLKTSDWTVESKFGLLQWLEFPLWATIVLGVLLLDFTGAYLAHWVQHKIKPLWMFHLIHHTDNHVDTTTANRHHPGESVIRFIFTTLGVFILGAPVGIVMLYQSLSVVFSQFNHANIELPKKLDDIISWVIVSPDMHKVHHHYVLPYTDTNYGNIFSIWDRLFGTFAKIRNEEITYGVDSYPDVDSNAHIVKLLKLPFKGYRPPTGGKFD; encoded by the coding sequence ATGGAAGTAATTATAGACTATTTTTCAACCATCCCTTCATCTCACAGAAGCCTGATCTTAGTTAGCGGGATTACGTTTTTCTGGTTATTGGAATATGCCAATCCACTTTTTAAATTCAAATACAAAAAATTCAAACATGCCTGGCCTAACATTTTTTTCACACTGACTACTATTGTTATAAATTTTTTTCTGGCCTTTATTTTACTAAAAACAAGCGACTGGACTGTTGAGAGCAAGTTCGGTCTGTTACAATGGCTGGAGTTCCCTCTATGGGCTACAATTGTTTTAGGGGTTCTGCTATTGGATTTTACAGGTGCTTATCTGGCTCATTGGGTTCAACACAAAATAAAACCGCTATGGATGTTTCACCTTATACATCATACAGACAATCATGTAGACACAACCACTGCGAATCGTCACCACCCCGGAGAAAGCGTAATCCGTTTCATTTTTACAACCCTTGGTGTCTTTATACTGGGCGCTCCTGTAGGTATCGTTATGCTATACCAATCGCTATCGGTTGTTTTTTCACAATTCAATCATGCCAATATAGAGCTGCCCAAAAAGCTGGATGACATTATAAGCTGGGTAATTGTATCTCCGGACATGCATAAAGTACATCACCACTATGTCCTTCCTTACACCGATACCAATTATGGGAATATTTTCTCGATCTGGGATCGCTTATTCGGCACTTTTGCCAAAATAAGAAATGAAGAAATTACCTATGGCGTAGACAGCTACCCCGATGTGGATTCCAATGCCCATATCGTCAAATTATTAAAACTCCCATTTAAAGGATACAGACCGCCAACGGGCGGAAAATTCGATTAA
- a CDS encoding YitT family protein, producing MNIISQLLYIRRAKNRLKAKTGQTDFTNRELVGEVRALQVEFAHTVKEVLFIVIGVFSAGFGLKGFLLPNQFIDGGATGISLLLQVISNFSLGVLLLMVNIPFLILGAKTISKKFAVKSILAIMALAIVVHFVPYPTITDDKLLIAVFGGFFLGLGIGMAMRGGGVIDGTEVLAIYLSRKLHLTVGDVLLIINIIIFSVGAYLLTVETALYAILTYLAAAKTVDFVVDGVEEYIGVTIVSGRSEEIRLMLTQKMGRACTIYHGRRGYSKYGEERIATEIIYTVVTRLELARLSTEIDKIDKKAFVVMDIVKDIKGGMIKKKPLK from the coding sequence ATGAACATCATCTCTCAGTTGCTCTATATCAGGAGGGCAAAGAACCGTTTGAAAGCTAAAACCGGACAGACTGATTTTACTAACAGGGAACTGGTGGGAGAGGTTAGGGCTCTACAGGTAGAGTTTGCCCATACCGTTAAAGAGGTGCTGTTTATTGTAATCGGTGTTTTTTCTGCGGGATTTGGCTTAAAAGGCTTTTTGCTTCCGAATCAGTTTATTGACGGAGGAGCTACCGGAATATCCCTGTTACTTCAGGTAATCTCTAATTTTTCCCTCGGAGTTTTATTATTAATGGTAAATATTCCTTTTCTGATTCTCGGAGCCAAAACCATTAGTAAAAAGTTTGCCGTAAAAAGCATATTGGCAATAATGGCTCTGGCCATTGTGGTACATTTTGTCCCTTATCCGACCATTACAGATGATAAATTGCTGATAGCGGTATTCGGTGGTTTTTTTCTCGGACTGGGAATAGGTATGGCGATGAGGGGCGGTGGTGTTATAGACGGAACTGAAGTGCTGGCAATTTACCTGAGCAGAAAACTACATCTCACGGTCGGTGATGTGTTATTGATCATAAATATTATTATATTTTCTGTTGGAGCATATTTGTTAACGGTAGAGACAGCGCTTTACGCCATTTTAACATATTTGGCAGCGGCTAAAACCGTCGATTTTGTAGTTGATGGGGTCGAGGAATACATAGGGGTTACGATCGTGTCGGGAAGGAGTGAAGAAATAAGGCTCATGCTTACTCAGAAAATGGGAAGAGCCTGTACGATTTATCACGGAAGGAGAGGATACAGCAAATACGGGGAAGAACGGATCGCCACTGAAATTATATATACAGTTGTTACGAGACTGGAATTGGCCAGGTTGAGTACGGAGATAGATAAAATAGATAAAAAAGCTTTTGTGGTTATGGATATTGTTAAAGATATTAAAGGGGGGATGATCAAGAAAAAACCATTAAAGTAG